In a single window of the Salmo trutta chromosome 23, fSalTru1.1, whole genome shotgun sequence genome:
- the LOC115159220 gene encoding beta-1,3-galactosyl-O-glycosyl-glycoprotein beta-1,6-N-acetylglucosaminyltransferase 4: protein MKIRFAFPSRLQKRIISFLSLLLVICAFLWPFLKFTVKYSITIATYGSTAGYNDVELLHRYNIDCNAIYDMEPAELGKSLVIRKQVVVEEQDKSLVNLTSNCPRYLRSRGYGAVQVSEEEQAFPLAYSLVVHKSASMVEKILRAVYTPNNIYCIHYDLKSSELFRESMEGLARCLPNVFIASKLEAVTYASISRLNADLNCLSDLIGSKVKWRYVINLCGQDFPLRSNIELVADLKKLRGGNMMETSRPSEFKKQRFSFHHELQKASFEYHQLPVKTNKAKGPPPHGIQMFIGSAYFVLSREFVTYMNTSALARDFLVWSNDTYSPDEHFWATLTRVPGVPGEVSRAQADITDLMSKTRLVKWNYLEGPLYPSCTGKHVRSVCIYGAGELRWLLNYGSWFANKVDDKVDPVLIQCLEDILQEKQRLLVKAMKSQQKIPSSVLAVDVILQ, encoded by the coding sequence ATGAAAATAAGATTTGCTTTTCCAAGCAGACTGCAGAAGAGGATCATTTCTTTTTTATCATTGCTGCTGGTGATCTGTGCCTTCCTGTGGCCCTTCCTAAAGTTCACTGTTAAATACAGCATTACTATTGCAACCTATGGGTCTACCGCAGGCTACAATGATGTCGAGCTGCTCCATCGCTACAACATTGACTGCAACGCCATCTATGACATGGAGCCGGCCGAGTTGGGGAAGTCACTGGTCATCAGAAAACAGGTGGTGGTGGAAGAGCAGGACAAAAGCTTGGTCAACCTGACCTCCAACTGCCCGCGATACCTCCGCTCCCGGGGTTATGGAGCTGTCCAGGTGTCTGAGGAGGAGCAGGCCTTCCCCCTGGCCTACTCACTGGTGGTCCACAAGTCTGCCTCCATGGTGGAGAAGATCCTCAGGGCCGTCTACACCCCTAACAACATCTACTGTATCCACTACGACCTGAAGTCATCAGAACTGTTCAGAGAGTCCATGGAGGGTTTGGCACGCTGTCTGCCCAACGTCTTCATCGCCTCTAAGCTGGAGGCAGTGACGTACGCCAGCATCAGCCGCCTCAATGCTGACCTCAACTGCCTGTCTGACCTTATAGGGTCAAAGGTCAAGTGGAGGTATGTCATCAACCTGTGCGGTCAGGACTTTCCCCTGCGCTCCAACATAGAGCTGGTTGCTGACCTGAAGAAGCTCCGGGGGGGTAACATGATGGAGACAAGTCGCCCCAGCGAATTCAAGAAGCAGCGTTTCTCCTTCCACCACGAGCTGCAGAAAGCGTCATTCGAGTACCACCAGCTGCCGGTGAAAACCAACAAGGCCAAGGGGCCTCCGCCGCACGGCATACAGATGTTCATCGGCAGCGCGTACTTTGTGCTCTCACGGGAGTTCGTCACTTATATGAACACGTCTGCGCTGGCCAGGGACTTCCTGGTGTGGTCAAACGACACCTACTCCCCAGACGAACACTTCTGGGCCACGCTGACACGGGTGCCGGGTGTGCCAGGTGAGGTGTCACGGGCCCAGGCCGACATCACAGACCTGATGAGCAAGACCAGGCTGGTGAAGTGGAACTACCTGGAGGGACCGCTTTACCCATCATGCACAGGGAAACACGTCCGCAGTGTGTGTATCTATGGGGCGGGGGAGCTGCGCTGGCTACTGAACTACGGCAGCTGGTTCGCTAATAAGGTGGACGACAAAGTTGATCCGGTCCTTATCCAATGTCTTGAGGATATATTACAGGAGAAACAGAGACTCTTGGTCAAGGCTATGAAGTCACAACAAAAGATTCCCTCCTctgtgttagcagttgatgttattcttcaataa